A part of Cydia strobilella chromosome 15, ilCydStro3.1, whole genome shotgun sequence genomic DNA contains:
- the LOC134748048 gene encoding histidine-rich glycoprotein-like produces MQYHIFLGFLAVVAAYPGVIHEEAPQIEEKYDHHALIGESEHTHHVQHEHAKSHQSIKFEHFHPVPVYVKKEHSHLLKHPLEKGKHESTLKQIHPETEHSHGHGLVLEDHRFDTEHLAAALEHGGLEHHGGFEHHAALEGHGLEGGLEHHGFEAAEGLKAYAEAPASHEGYFAEHAHALSEDSGHGYGGY; encoded by the exons ATGCAGTATCAC atTTTCTTGGGATTCCTGGCCGTGGTGGCCGCTTATCCCGGTGTGATTCACGAGGAAGCACCTCAGATCGAGGAGAAGTACGACCACCACGCGCTCATAGGCGAATCGGAGCACACTCATCATGTGCAGCACGAGCACGCTAAGTCACATCAGTCAATCAAGTTCGAGCATTTCCACCCCGTCCCCGTATACGTGAAGAAAGAGCATAGCCATCTGCTGAAGCACCCGCTCGAAAAGGGCAAACATGAGTCCACCTTGAAGCAGATCCACCCTGAGACCGAGCACAGCCATGGCCACGGTCTCGTGCTTGAAGACCACAGGTTCGACACTGAGCATCTTGCCGCTGCTCTTGAGCACGGCGGTCTTGAGCATCATGGAGGTTTCGAGCACCACGCCGCCCTTGAAGGTCATGGACTTGAAGGCGGTTTGGAGCACCATGGCTTCGAGGCTGCCGAGGGTCTGAAGGCCTACGCCGAGGCGCCCGCTTCCCACGAGGGTTACTTCGCCGAACATGCGCACGCCCTCTCTGAAGACAGCGGTCACGGTTACGGCGGATACTAA